A single region of the Lysinibacillus sp. B2A1 genome encodes:
- a CDS encoding DUF2975 domain-containing protein, translated as MKRETLFLKIAVFLMGLPVLSLCIFVVPRVAMKAAQHFPKATLLAVIAVYATAIAYFVALYMTIKLLSYIDQNIAFSERSVKALINIKYCAIVISSLYLVGMPMIYYVAEVDDAPGLIIIGMVIIFASFIVAVFAAVLQKLLKNAIDIKSENDLTV; from the coding sequence TTGAAACGTGAAACACTCTTTTTAAAAATCGCTGTTTTTCTAATGGGATTGCCGGTTCTTTCCTTATGTATATTTGTGGTGCCTCGAGTTGCTATGAAAGCCGCACAGCATTTTCCAAAAGCAACTTTATTGGCTGTCATTGCTGTCTATGCTACGGCAATTGCTTATTTTGTTGCCTTGTATATGACCATAAAACTTTTAAGCTATATTGATCAAAATATTGCTTTTTCGGAACGATCAGTCAAAGCTTTAATTAATATCAAATACTGTGCAATCGTTATTAGTAGTCTATACTTGGTAGGCATGCCAATGATATACTATGTTGCGGAAGTAGATGATGCTCCTGGGCTTATTATCATCGGTATGGTCATCATTTTTGCTTCCTTTATCGTGGCGGTCTTTGCTGCTGTGCTTCAAAAGCTCTTAAAAAATGCCATCGATATCAAATCAGAAAATGATTTAACGGTTTGA
- a CDS encoding multidrug ABC transporter ATP-binding protein yields MSQSQPKQMNFGRGPRMGGPVEKAKNQRVTIYRVWEYVKQQKIGLYFSIFFVIASTFLSLVGPYMIGHIVDDYIMKKDVAGTIRLGIVLAVIFTIASIFTWLQTYVMIHVAMKTIRSLRMELFRKIQTLTLRFFDQRALGDLMSRVTNDIDNLNTALAQSVTQIVSSVLTVIGVSIAMFSLSWQLAIVTLIIIPLIVFTTKQIVKRSSKNYAARQRDLGKLNGYIEEMITGAEVVTLFGKEKQTIDTFHQQNEDLRNSAQRAEITSGLLGPINNFMNNLGLAVVIGTGAFLSVQGIVSVGIIAAFVTYTRQFFRPLNQLSNLLNTFQSAIAGAERVFEILDEPSEVADKPNAIDIQSLKGDVIFQHVSFSYLPGKPVLKNIGFHAKAGDTIALVGPTGSGKTTIINLLTRFYDVDSGEILIDGQNIENYKMATIRQRVGVVLQDTYLFSGTIRENIRFGKLDATDAEVEEAAKIANAHNFIKYLPAQYDTPVHAGGANLSQGQRQLLAIARAILENADILILDEATSSVDTQTEVDIQKGLQHLMQGRTSFVIAHRLKTIESADQILVIQQGEIVEQGNHQQLMQYHGIYHNLQQKLLLEQVE; encoded by the coding sequence ATGAGTCAAAGTCAACCAAAGCAAATGAATTTTGGACGTGGTCCTCGTATGGGTGGTCCAGTGGAAAAGGCTAAAAATCAAAGGGTCACAATATACCGTGTATGGGAATATGTGAAGCAGCAAAAAATAGGACTGTATTTCTCTATATTTTTTGTCATCGCCTCTACGTTTTTAAGCTTAGTAGGCCCATATATGATTGGACATATCGTTGATGACTATATTATGAAAAAGGACGTTGCTGGAACGATTCGTCTTGGCATTGTCTTAGCCGTCATTTTTACAATCGCTTCTATTTTTACCTGGCTACAAACATACGTTATGATTCATGTAGCGATGAAAACCATCCGTTCATTACGAATGGAATTATTTAGAAAAATTCAAACACTCACACTTAGATTTTTTGATCAGCGTGCACTTGGTGATTTAATGAGCCGTGTCACGAATGATATTGATAATTTAAATACGGCCCTTGCACAAAGTGTGACCCAAATTGTTTCATCCGTTTTAACAGTGATTGGTGTCAGCATTGCGATGTTTTCTCTTAGCTGGCAGTTAGCCATTGTCACATTAATTATTATTCCTCTGATTGTTTTTACGACAAAGCAAATTGTGAAACGAAGCAGTAAAAACTATGCAGCGCGTCAACGTGATTTAGGCAAGCTTAATGGCTATATTGAGGAAATGATTACAGGGGCGGAAGTTGTCACACTTTTTGGGAAAGAAAAGCAAACAATTGACACATTCCATCAACAAAATGAAGATTTACGCAACTCGGCACAGCGAGCAGAAATTACGTCAGGTCTGCTTGGTCCAATTAATAACTTTATGAATAACCTGGGTCTAGCGGTTGTCATTGGCACAGGGGCATTTTTATCGGTGCAAGGAATTGTTTCAGTTGGTATCATTGCGGCATTTGTCACGTATACACGCCAATTTTTCCGTCCGCTAAATCAGTTGTCCAATCTATTGAATACCTTTCAATCAGCAATTGCAGGAGCAGAGCGTGTTTTTGAAATTTTAGATGAACCATCAGAGGTAGCAGATAAACCAAATGCAATTGATATCCAATCTTTAAAAGGAGATGTGATATTTCAACATGTGTCCTTTAGTTATTTACCAGGGAAGCCCGTTCTAAAAAATATAGGCTTTCATGCTAAAGCTGGTGACACTATAGCACTAGTTGGACCTACAGGATCAGGAAAAACGACTATTATCAATTTACTTACACGCTTTTATGATGTAGATAGTGGTGAAATTTTGATTGATGGTCAAAATATTGAGAATTATAAAATGGCCACAATTCGTCAAAGAGTAGGGGTCGTTCTGCAGGACACGTATTTATTTTCTGGGACTATTCGGGAAAATATTCGTTTTGGTAAGCTAGATGCAACAGACGCAGAGGTAGAGGAAGCGGCAAAAATAGCCAATGCTCATAATTTTATTAAATATTTACCAGCTCAGTATGATACACCAGTACATGCGGGAGGCGCAAATTTAAGTCAGGGACAACGTCAATTACTTGCTATTGCCCGGGCAATTTTGGAAAATGCAGATATTTTAATTTTAGATGAAGCGACATCCAGCGTCGATACGCAAACAGAGGTCGATATTCAAAAGGGCTTACAACATTTAATGCAGGGACGCACGAGCTTTGTAATTGCACATCGTTTAAAAACCATCGAGAGTGCTGATCAAATTCTCGTAATTCAGCAGGGAGAAATTGTTGAGCAGGGAAATCATCAGCAGCTAATGCAATATCATGGTATTTATCATAATCTCCAACAAAAACTTTTACTAGAGCAAGTAGAGTAA
- a CDS encoding transcriptional regulator: MAMIINIDVMLAKRKMSVTELSEKVGITMANLSILKNGKAKAIRFSTLEAICEALECQPGDILEYRRNEDSQE, encoded by the coding sequence ATGGCGATGATAATTAATATTGATGTAATGCTAGCTAAACGGAAAATGAGCGTAACAGAGCTTTCGGAAAAGGTTGGCATCACGATGGCAAATCTATCTATCTTGAAAAATGGTAAAGCAAAGGCGATTCGATTTTCAACTTTAGAGGCGATTTGTGAGGCTTTGGAATGTCAGCCAGGGGATATTTTAGAATACAGACGAAACGAAGATAGTCAAGAATAA
- a CDS encoding two-component system response regulator, giving the protein MKGFTILIVEDDQVIGHLLQKIIQREGYDVVWKTNGKDIRSIIHQIDLVIMDIMLPGEDGYQLTTFIKSLGLPIPIIFLSARNDIESKLEGLTVGEDYMTKPFEPRELLLRMQKMLKQHYGPLTQIQHLLINTEQRKVFKYNVQEEIVLTAIERKIFFYLFDNRDRVLTKDHFIDYLWPLEERNQNIINVHIKKIRTKMDDPTGTILQNIYGEGYRLNTYIRQ; this is encoded by the coding sequence ATGAAAGGTTTTACGATTTTAATCGTAGAGGATGATCAAGTGATTGGTCATTTACTGCAAAAAATAATCCAGCGTGAAGGCTATGATGTAGTGTGGAAAACTAATGGTAAAGATATTAGGAGTATTATCCATCAAATTGATTTAGTTATTATGGATATTATGCTCCCAGGAGAAGATGGCTATCAGCTTACAACGTTTATTAAAAGCTTAGGCTTACCTATTCCTATTATCTTTCTGTCAGCTCGAAATGACATTGAAAGTAAGCTAGAGGGATTAACGGTTGGAGAAGATTATATGACAAAGCCCTTTGAACCGAGAGAGCTTCTTTTACGAATGCAAAAAATGCTCAAGCAGCATTATGGACCATTGACACAAATCCAACATCTTTTGATTAACACAGAGCAGCGTAAGGTTTTTAAGTATAATGTCCAGGAGGAGATTGTTTTGACTGCTATTGAGCGTAAAATCTTCTTTTATTTATTTGACAATCGAGATAGAGTGTTAACGAAGGATCATTTTATTGACTATCTATGGCCACTGGAGGAGCGAAATCAGAATATTATCAATGTCCATATTAAAAAAATTAGGACAAAAATGGATGATCCTACAGGTACTATTCTTCAAAATATTTACGGGGAAGGGTATCGTTTAAATACCTATATACGACAATGA
- a CDS encoding EamA family transporter, with amino-acid sequence MRSLLSSYIALFFAVFALSTSAIFVKLADAPPAITAFYRLFFAMLMLAPFLLFNKRLRHELVSLTTKQWGLGIISGLFLACHYVLWFASLEYTSVASSTVIVTLQPLFSLVGGYFLFKERFSKGAIVGCFVAIIGCFIIGWQDFQISGKALYGDILAFIAAGIITAYFFIGQSVRKDLSLVPYSIVGYGSSSVFLAVYALIMQEPFFPYSADTWWALLGLAFIATILGQTIFNWLLKWLNTTIISMSILGETIGTCILAYFILDEMISLQQAIGIVVILIGLAIFLMLQRKPHA; translated from the coding sequence ATGAGATCTTTATTATCTTCCTACATCGCTTTATTCTTTGCCGTGTTTGCGTTATCTACCTCAGCTATTTTTGTCAAACTAGCTGATGCACCGCCAGCCATTACTGCATTTTATCGTCTATTTTTTGCTATGCTTATGCTAGCACCTTTTTTATTATTTAATAAACGTTTACGCCATGAACTTGTCAGCCTGACTACAAAGCAATGGGGGCTTGGCATTATTTCTGGTTTGTTTTTAGCATGTCATTATGTACTATGGTTTGCCTCATTAGAATATACATCTGTAGCTAGTTCTACTGTGATTGTTACACTACAGCCTTTATTTTCCTTAGTTGGTGGTTATTTTTTATTTAAAGAGCGTTTCTCAAAAGGTGCCATTGTTGGATGTTTTGTAGCGATTATTGGCTGCTTCATTATTGGTTGGCAGGATTTTCAAATTAGTGGCAAGGCACTTTACGGTGATATTCTGGCCTTTATCGCAGCGGGCATTATTACCGCTTACTTTTTTATCGGTCAATCGGTACGCAAGGATTTATCACTTGTTCCTTATTCTATTGTAGGCTATGGCAGTAGTTCTGTATTTTTAGCTGTTTATGCACTTATCATGCAGGAACCTTTTTTCCCTTATTCAGCCGATACATGGTGGGCACTTTTAGGGCTAGCCTTTATCGCAACGATTTTAGGTCAGACAATCTTTAATTGGTTGTTGAAATGGCTGAACACAACAATCATCTCCATGAGTATTTTAGGAGAAACGATTGGCACATGTATCCTCGCCTATTTTATTTTAGATGAAATGATCTCTCTCCAGCAGGCTATAGGGATTGTAGTGATACTCATTGGACTAGCCATCTTTTTAATGCTGCAACGAAAGCCACATGCATAG
- a CDS encoding MFS transporter yields MNTYYKWVILLVATLSQTAATFVTYGMGPIATFYQIEWNLSSFETGLIVSAVNIGPIFSMLVFGYIMDKKGEKHIIGWGSILLGLSACLLVSVNNYTTLLLVLVVVGIWYGSAQTGGSTAIVKWFPDKHRGLAIGIRQTGIPIGGALASTVLTYMYNHFYLSSVHIMQGIVAIAGGLLFLLIYQEPKKRIEMASSSFTFSDKIKAIKNNKDLYPIYIVGIVMMTLQMILIAHYMGYLHEEGHYSLTEAGLYLSLVLLGGMVGRVGLAWISDQFAQKREQLLILVMLSTVIFAIILPFILHFKNLMIVFSFLFGFIALGWYSLFITCVTEKSNPHYVGLTVSAALTINQLFIVIAPSLYGFLVTILSSHQLAMDSIAGIVALGALNLYRSTNKTHE; encoded by the coding sequence ATGAATACTTATTATAAATGGGTTATCTTACTAGTGGCTACACTTTCGCAAACAGCTGCAACATTTGTCACATATGGCATGGGACCAATTGCCACGTTCTATCAAATTGAATGGAATTTATCATCTTTCGAAACAGGGCTAATTGTATCAGCCGTCAATATAGGTCCAATTTTCTCGATGCTTGTTTTTGGCTACATCATGGATAAAAAAGGAGAAAAGCATATTATCGGTTGGGGCTCTATTTTATTAGGGCTGTCAGCATGTCTACTTGTCTCCGTCAACAATTATACGACATTACTTCTTGTATTAGTAGTTGTAGGGATTTGGTATGGTAGTGCACAAACTGGAGGTAGTACCGCCATTGTGAAATGGTTTCCAGACAAGCATCGAGGGCTGGCGATTGGCATTCGTCAAACAGGCATACCAATTGGTGGTGCCTTAGCATCTACTGTTCTAACGTATATGTACAATCATTTTTATCTATCCTCGGTTCACATTATGCAAGGCATTGTGGCAATAGCCGGTGGTCTATTATTTTTACTGATATATCAAGAACCTAAAAAACGTATAGAAATGGCAAGCTCATCTTTTACATTTAGTGATAAGATCAAGGCCATAAAAAATAATAAAGACTTATATCCGATTTATATAGTAGGAATCGTAATGATGACCTTACAAATGATTCTTATCGCCCATTACATGGGATATTTACATGAGGAAGGGCATTATTCATTAACAGAGGCAGGTTTATATTTAAGCCTTGTTTTGCTTGGTGGGATGGTAGGGAGAGTAGGACTTGCGTGGATCAGTGACCAATTTGCACAAAAACGCGAACAATTATTAATCTTGGTGATGCTAAGCACGGTGATATTTGCTATAATTTTGCCATTCATTCTACACTTCAAGAACTTAATGATTGTTTTTAGTTTTCTATTCGGGTTTATAGCACTTGGCTGGTATTCTTTATTCATCACATGTGTGACAGAGAAATCCAATCCACATTATGTTGGCTTAACTGTGAGCGCAGCTTTAACCATCAATCAGCTATTTATTGTGATTGCACCATCCTTATACGGCTTTTTGGTCACTATTTTATCTAGTCATCAGTTAGCAATGGACAGTATAGCAGGTATCGTTGCTCTCGGTGCTTTGAATTTATATAGATCTACCAACAAAACTCATGAATAA
- a CDS encoding RNA polymerase subunit sigma yields MEHDIAIVKQAIAGNKEAFEQLLILEEENLFYTALSYVGQKEDALDAIQEAACKAYLSVHQLKQPEFFTTWLFRILIHECYRLLKKGQKMIPYEESELLNRLQHEENVIVNPIDLPEAIKQLNHSQQMAIILFYYHDLPMKEISEVMDKPVSTIKTYLHRGKKQLKRQLERSATFNEKVI; encoded by the coding sequence ATGGAACATGATATTGCTATCGTCAAACAGGCTATTGCAGGGAATAAGGAAGCGTTTGAGCAGCTACTCATTTTAGAGGAAGAAAATCTATTTTATACCGCGCTTTCTTATGTTGGCCAAAAAGAAGATGCACTGGATGCGATTCAAGAGGCAGCATGTAAAGCCTATTTAAGTGTTCACCAACTAAAGCAACCGGAATTTTTCACCACATGGTTATTTCGCATTTTAATCCATGAATGCTACCGCTTACTTAAAAAAGGGCAAAAAATGATCCCCTACGAAGAAAGTGAATTATTAAATCGTTTACAACATGAAGAAAATGTCATTGTGAATCCAATTGACTTACCAGAAGCCATAAAGCAATTAAATCATTCTCAGCAAATGGCCATTATTTTATTTTATTATCATGATTTGCCGATGAAAGAAATTTCAGAAGTAATGGATAAGCCTGTTAGCACGATTAAAACATATTTACATCGTGGAAAAAAACAATTAAAGCGACAATTAGAAAGGAGTGCAACGTTCAATGAAAAAGTCATTTAA
- a CDS encoding two-component sensor histidine kinase — protein MTLKTKYRILLFSAIISVPIVLLGISVLMSIIYEFAFKTKNQDIPFHESFAYPMMLVVFFLSLGVLAFLFSKSINSLLTKINMLHQAIRDLASDERTPHTLEVGSEDEIGQLIKSVNILIERTTYRELELEQQQSLQKELLQKLRHDINTPLTAIRLQLFYLEETLKDQPDMVESLNEQIYYIASLTNELSSQSIDTVESSYIIKEVVSLPKLLETMINKWRYLFNIQSIELSFQLDVAELSWVSNELWLQRLFDNVFQNTLKHSKATKFTVVIDNGMVKMMDNGIGFEKNHKHSGLGLQIIEDIARVLQLQYTLESSKEGTSFCFASK, from the coding sequence ATGACATTAAAAACAAAATATCGCATTCTATTATTTTCAGCTATTATCAGTGTTCCAATTGTATTATTAGGAATAAGTGTGTTGATGTCCATAATCTATGAGTTCGCCTTTAAAACAAAAAATCAGGACATCCCATTTCATGAATCATTTGCCTATCCAATGATGCTAGTTGTGTTCTTTTTATCATTAGGTGTGCTAGCCTTTTTATTTTCGAAATCAATTAATTCATTGCTTACAAAAATTAATATGCTCCATCAAGCAATTCGTGACTTAGCAAGTGATGAAAGAACACCTCATACATTAGAAGTTGGCAGTGAGGATGAAATAGGACAGCTTATTAAATCGGTCAATATTTTAATCGAGCGAACAACCTATCGGGAACTAGAATTAGAGCAACAACAGAGTTTGCAGAAGGAGCTTCTTCAAAAGCTAAGACACGATATCAATACACCACTCACAGCGATTCGATTACAATTATTTTATTTAGAAGAAACACTTAAGGACCAACCAGATATGGTAGAGTCATTAAATGAGCAGATTTACTATATTGCGAGCTTAACCAATGAATTATCTTCACAATCTATTGATACAGTAGAAAGCTCCTATATTATTAAAGAGGTAGTGAGTCTGCCTAAATTATTGGAGACGATGATAAACAAATGGCGTTATTTATTTAACATTCAATCTATTGAATTAAGCTTTCAACTGGATGTAGCAGAATTATCATGGGTAAGTAATGAATTATGGTTACAGCGTTTGTTTGATAATGTGTTTCAAAATACTTTAAAACATTCCAAAGCAACAAAATTTACGGTTGTGATTGACAATGGAATGGTTAAGATGATGGATAATGGAATTGGCTTTGAAAAAAATCACAAACATTCTGGATTAGGGTTACAGATTATCGAGGATATCGCTAGGGTTCTTCAGCTACAATATACATTAGAGTCAAGTAAAGAAGGTACATCATTTTGTTTTGCTTCAAAATAG
- a CDS encoding LysR family transcriptional regulator, protein MNLEEIALKIELLERQNLSKSAEMTNYTQSALTSKVKKMEAEIGQEVFKRTTQGLKITDVGIQYLHFLKLVAQEYEEFLQAIGSAQSTIHFGTSHTTIKIYGAPIMSALQTNNSLIDVDFTVESSTSLNQKVHSTEMDCALTSNPIKHYPDLNYDLIATETFEVISNNKQLIDFQQRTPVTLLVLSKGCMYSRAMVEWLKDEQIPFTIKEIKSVSSILDFLQIDNTIAVLNTKLIHLYNYSNIHFYDLKKLNKVIETVFIYKKNNQQHSPIFQLKKIIESLLEAS, encoded by the coding sequence ATGAATCTAGAAGAAATCGCCTTAAAAATTGAGCTATTGGAAAGGCAGAATTTAAGTAAATCCGCTGAAATGACGAATTACACACAATCAGCATTAACATCAAAAGTGAAGAAAATGGAGGCAGAAATTGGACAAGAGGTTTTTAAACGAACAACGCAAGGCTTGAAAATTACTGATGTGGGAATACAATATTTACATTTTTTAAAGCTAGTTGCACAAGAGTATGAGGAATTTTTACAAGCTATTGGATCAGCTCAATCAACCATCCACTTCGGTACTTCTCATACTACAATCAAAATTTATGGTGCACCCATTATGAGCGCACTCCAGACCAATAATAGTTTGATTGATGTAGATTTTACAGTTGAATCCAGTACATCATTAAATCAAAAAGTACACAGTACCGAGATGGATTGTGCACTAACGAGTAATCCGATTAAACATTATCCTGACTTAAACTATGACCTGATTGCGACGGAAACATTTGAAGTGATTTCGAATAATAAGCAGCTGATTGATTTTCAGCAGCGTACTCCTGTAACATTGCTCGTGTTAAGTAAAGGCTGCATGTATTCGCGTGCAATGGTGGAATGGCTTAAAGACGAGCAAATTCCGTTTACCATAAAAGAAATTAAATCGGTCAGCAGTATTCTCGATTTTCTACAAATAGACAATACAATCGCTGTTTTAAATACAAAATTAATCCATCTTTATAATTATTCAAACATTCATTTTTACGATTTAAAAAAGCTTAATAAAGTCATTGAAACTGTCTTTATTTATAAAAAAAATAATCAACAACACTCACCCATCTTTCAATTAAAAAAGATTATTGAGTCATTACTTGAAGCCAGTTGA
- a CDS encoding RNA polymerase subunit sigma has translation MIRVIKEQKDAHLSRAMTTYGDYLLRICYTYVKNWTVAEDLVQDTFVKYYERMEQFREESSVKTYLYRIAINNCHSYLSSWRYKKIQVIDFWGKFISLSGNPEREVLENEAGAMLVASIEQLPIKYKDVLLLFHFAEFSLKEIANLLKLPENTVKSRLRRARQMVGLTLMEEGFEYGSDS, from the coding sequence ATGATAAGGGTGATAAAAGAGCAAAAGGATGCTCATCTATCTCGTGCTATGACAACTTATGGCGATTATTTATTGCGCATATGTTATACATATGTGAAAAATTGGACCGTGGCGGAGGATTTAGTTCAAGATACATTCGTTAAATATTACGAAAGAATGGAGCAATTTCGAGAGGAGTCCTCTGTTAAAACCTATTTATATCGAATAGCCATTAATAATTGTCATAGTTATCTTTCAAGCTGGCGCTATAAAAAAATTCAAGTCATTGATTTTTGGGGCAAATTCATAAGCCTTTCTGGTAATCCAGAGAGGGAAGTACTTGAAAATGAAGCAGGGGCAATGCTTGTTGCGTCTATCGAGCAGCTGCCAATTAAATATAAAGATGTACTACTATTATTTCATTTTGCTGAGTTTTCATTAAAGGAAATTGCGAATCTGTTAAAGCTACCTGAAAATACCGTTAAGTCAAGATTAAGGCGAGCGCGTCAAATGGTAGGACTGACGCTTATGGAGGAGGGGTTTGAATATGGATCAGATTCGTAG
- a CDS encoding multidrug ABC transporter ATP-binding protein, producing MVLEVTMDLLQPTIMQHMIDTGIANGDNPYVLKMFIWMLISAVFGLFGGIGCSYYSSKAAIHFASDVRQSLYEKMMTYSAKERDNFTTGKLITILTSDVESIQRAFMMTLRIFVRGPLLFIGAVIIVFVTARELFSILLIIVPILIIAMYFFTKYSGMLYRRVQEAIDGVNTKLQENLAGIRVVKAFRRETQQIEQFSKHNDALTQRFITAEQIVGVLVPFTMFVVNLGIVAALWLGALKVEAGTLQVGVILAFINYLTIILNGLMSSSMVLMQIARAIPSGERIIDVLNKEVTVKEAENALATAIHGAIDFQNVSYRYYDTAEDVLKNITFSVKPEQTIGLIGKTGSGKSTLVKLLPRLFDPTSGEIRLDGKPLKAYALSTLREHIGFTSQKALLFSGEIEKNIRVGKENATSVEIQKALDAACATEFVERLDQGIAHKLSQGATNLSGGQKQRLALSRALIRRPAILVLDDTTSALDSASEKHVQQAIHEHYQHTTTFIVASKIASIQQADVILVLEDGEIVGQGTHQQLLQSNKTYQAIYASQQKAGEQL from the coding sequence ATGGTGCTTGAGGTAACGATGGATTTACTTCAGCCCACAATTATGCAGCATATGATTGATACAGGCATTGCTAATGGTGATAATCCATATGTGCTGAAAATGTTCATATGGATGCTAATAAGCGCGGTGTTTGGACTTTTTGGAGGAATTGGTTGTTCATATTATAGTTCAAAGGCAGCGATTCATTTTGCTTCTGATGTTCGCCAGTCATTGTATGAGAAAATGATGACTTATTCAGCAAAGGAACGTGATAATTTCACAACAGGAAAGCTTATTACGATATTAACGAGTGATGTGGAAAGTATTCAACGCGCGTTTATGATGACGTTGCGTATTTTTGTGCGTGGGCCACTGCTATTTATTGGTGCAGTTATTATTGTCTTTGTAACCGCTCGCGAGCTATTTTCCATACTGTTGATTATTGTACCAATTTTAATCATAGCCATGTACTTTTTTACGAAATATTCAGGCATGCTATATCGCAGAGTGCAAGAGGCAATTGATGGTGTGAATACAAAGCTGCAGGAAAATTTAGCAGGAATTCGTGTTGTCAAAGCCTTTCGTCGTGAAACACAGCAAATTGAACAATTTAGTAAACATAATGATGCATTGACACAGCGTTTTATTACAGCCGAGCAAATTGTTGGCGTGCTTGTACCCTTTACTATGTTTGTGGTCAACCTTGGCATTGTCGCAGCACTTTGGCTTGGGGCACTTAAAGTAGAGGCAGGAACATTACAGGTAGGGGTTATACTAGCTTTCATCAATTATTTAACAATCATCTTGAATGGCTTGATGTCCTCAAGCATGGTGCTGATGCAAATTGCCCGTGCAATTCCTTCTGGCGAACGCATCATAGATGTTTTAAATAAGGAAGTTACAGTGAAAGAAGCAGAAAATGCACTTGCTACTGCAATCCATGGTGCAATTGATTTTCAAAATGTCAGCTATCGTTATTATGATACAGCTGAGGATGTCCTCAAAAACATTACCTTTTCCGTGAAACCAGAGCAAACAATTGGTCTCATCGGCAAAACGGGAAGTGGAAAATCCACACTAGTAAAACTTTTACCTCGTTTATTCGACCCTACTAGTGGTGAAATACGCTTGGATGGAAAGCCGCTAAAGGCGTATGCATTGTCAACTTTACGTGAGCATATTGGTTTTACATCCCAAAAAGCATTGCTGTTCTCAGGCGAGATTGAGAAAAATATCCGTGTAGGAAAGGAAAATGCCACATCTGTGGAAATACAAAAAGCATTGGATGCAGCGTGTGCCACTGAATTTGTGGAACGACTTGATCAAGGCATCGCACACAAATTATCACAGGGTGCAACGAATCTTTCTGGTGGACAAAAGCAACGACTAGCCTTAAGCCGTGCGCTTATCAGGCGACCAGCTATATTAGTGCTGGATGATACAACATCCGCATTGGATAGTGCCTCCGAAAAACATGTACAACAAGCCATTCATGAACACTATCAACATACCACAACATTTATCGTCGCCTCAAAAATCGCTTCGATTCAGCAGGCAGATGTCATTCTTGTGTTAGAAGATGGTGAAATTGTTGGGCAAGGCACACATCAACAATTATTACAGAGTAATAAAACCTATCAAGCAATCTATGCTTCACAGCAAAAGGCTGGTGAACAATTATGA